The sequence GGCTAGTCTGGGGCGGGGGTTGCAGTCGTCACCTGGTTGCTCTATAATTGTGGGCGAGATGATTAACGATGTCCCACTCGATTATTTCCCGCCAGATTACACGCGGGTTGCCAAGAAGCCACGGCTGTTGCACACCATGATGCGGGTTATCGATTTGGAACAATCGCTTAATTTTTATGTTGGGTTGTTGGGCATGCGGCTGTTGCGGCGCGACGATTACCCCGATGGGCGTTTCAGCCTGGCCTTCGTCGGTTATGAAGACGAAAAACACGGGGCGGTGATTGAATTAACCCACAATTGGGACCGGACAGAACCCTATGTCGTGGGGGATGCCTTTGGCCATATAGCCATAAGGTGCGATAATTTAAGAAAATTTTGTGATTTTTTAAAATTAAAAAATGTTACTATTCCGCGCCCACCCGGCCCGATGGGGGGTAAACCCGGCGCGCCGATGTTAGCCTTTATCAAGGATCCCGACGGCCATTTGATAGAACTATTGCCCCGCGACTAGCCTTTTAATCCCTCCCCTTTACTTTATATCTTCCTTACAAGATGAAAAGAGCTCTCCTCATGCTGTTGTTTGCCCTGCTTGGCCTGGTGGGGCTGGCGTTGGTTGTTGGCTTGGGGTTTTATCTTTGGAACAAACGGGCCAACCCCTATTACGACGCGGCAAAATCCTATACCACGCCGCGCGGTTTTATCAATTTGGACCCAATAGCCAACCAACC comes from Hydrotalea sp. and encodes:
- the gloA gene encoding lactoylglutathione lyase, with protein sequence MINDVPLDYFPPDYTRVAKKPRLLHTMMRVIDLEQSLNFYVGLLGMRLLRRDDYPDGRFSLAFVGYEDEKHGAVIELTHNWDRTEPYVVGDAFGHIAIRCDNLRKFCDFLKLKNVTIPRPPGPMGGKPGAPMLAFIKDPDGHLIELLPRD